The Camelina sativa cultivar DH55 chromosome 14, Cs, whole genome shotgun sequence genome includes a window with the following:
- the LOC104741086 gene encoding uncharacterized protein LOC104741086 isoform X2 yields MALEFSSSLSLFFVLVVFNLVSGKIVLEDGYEVTTVVDGHKSGLNPYTIHALPGSSNLIVLDSSGSTFYTTSFPLSVDSVINRFAGDGTPGYLDGKAGYSKFNKPRGFAIDAKGNVYVADKGNNAIRKISSSGYVTTIAGGISKDIGHRDGPAQNATFSNDFEITFVPQRCCLLVSDHGNEMVRQINLKEEDCLKSSHSNLGTYSLWSIGIALSCFLGVAIGFAVRPYIIRHTGRSEPPLVHHDMEASPNQIGGTSSDLLLLR; encoded by the exons ATGGCTTTGGAGTTTTCGTCGtccttgtctctcttcttcgtgTTAGTCGTTTTCAATCTCG TGAGTGGTAAGATAGTTTTAGAAGATGGGTACGAAGTCACGACAGTGGTCGACGGCCACAAGTCTGGTCTGAATCCATACACGATTCATGCTTTACCAGGATCTTCTAATCTGATCGTCCTTGATTCTTCTGGCAGTACATTCTACACTACTTCCTTTCCTCTCTCCGTTg aTAGTGTGATAAACCGGTTCGCTGGTGATGGGACTCCGGGTTATCTAGATGGTAAAGCTGGTTACAGCAAGTTCAACAAACCCCGTGGTTTTGCAATCGATGCTAAAGGAAATGTGTATGTTGCTGATAAGGGCAATAACGCTATACGCAAGATCAGCTCTTCAG GGTATGTAACCACCATTGCTGGTGGGATCTCAAAGGATATTGGACACAGAGATGGACCTGCACAGAATGCAACTTTCTCTAACGATTTCGAGATCACTTTTGTTCCTCAGAGatgttgtttgcttgtttctgatcATGGAAACGAAATGGTTCGCCAGATAAATCTAAAGGAGGAGGATTGTCTCAAAAGCTCTCATTCTA ATTTAGGGACATACTCTCTTTGGTCAATAGGGATTGCCCTTTCATGCTTTCTCGGGGTAGCCATTGGATTTGCTGTTCGCCCTTACATCATTCGTCAT ACAGGAAGAAGTGAACCACCTCTCGTTCATCATGACATGGAAGCTTCTCCTAACCAAATTGGGGGAACAAgttctgatcttcttctcctacgTTAG